A single window of Hemicordylus capensis ecotype Gifberg chromosome 15, rHemCap1.1.pri, whole genome shotgun sequence DNA harbors:
- the PXMP2 gene encoding peroxisomal membrane protein 2 codes for MSPVLSKPESGPLPQKLLVRYLLLLRLYPVLTKAVSSALLSALGSLLSQITEKSPRKGEPSKRLDLRGPLRFAIYGFFFTGPLSHYFYLYLERLIPSDVPFAIVKKLLVDRLLVAPAFVALFFLIMSLLEGKNTSAFIKRMKSSYWAALKMNWKVWTPVQFINLNYIPMQFQVLFGNLVALFWFAYLASVKK; via the exons ATGAGTCCGGTGCTGTCCAAGCCCGAATCGGGGCCTCTGCCCCAGAAGTTGCTCGTGCGCTACCTGCTCCTGCTGCGCCTCTACCCGGTGCTCACCAAAGCCGTGTCCAG TGCTCTTCTGTCGGCCCTCGGGAGTCTTCTGTCGCAGATAACCGAGAAGAGCCCGAGAAAAGGAGAGCCGTCTAAACGTCTGGACCTGCGAGGGCCTTTGAGATTTGCCATCTATGG ATTCTTCTTCACGGGGCCACTCAGTCACTACTTCTACCTGTACTTGGAGCGCCTCATCCCTTCTGACGTGCCTTTTGCCATCGTCAAGAAGCTGCTCGTCGACCGGCTACTGGTGGCACCAGCCTTCGTTGCCCTCTTTTTCCTGATCATGAGCTTGCTGGAG GGGAAGAATACCTCGGCTTTCATCAAGAGGATGAAGTCCAGTTACTGGGCCGCTCTCAAAATGAACTGGAAAGTGTGGACGCCCGTCCAGTTTATTAACTTGAACTACATTCCTATGCAG TTCCAAGTGCTGTTTGgaaacttggttgccctcttctggttTGCCTACTTGGCTTCCGTCAAGAAGTGA